Proteins found in one Desulfovermiculus halophilus DSM 18834 genomic segment:
- the phnD gene encoding phosphate/phosphite/phosphonate ABC transporter substrate-binding protein, which yields MVVDFDQVLPETEPRAGQENRKQLRIAVGAMISPRETYTQYRELFAYISRRMDRDLAFVQRKTYAEINELFRKGRLDLAFICSGPYALGQKDSGFDLLVAPQVNGSHFYHSYLIVNEDSPFQSLQDLEGKAFAFTDPHSNSGHIVPLYWLHQMGTRPEEFFAQTIYTYSHDNSILAVAKGLVDGAAVDSLIWEFMRQNGSDTARQTRVIHKSESFGIPPLVVSSDMAAELRKRLEDLLLFMHTNERGKEILSRLHIERFIHPEDSWYAPIRTMAQELGKEEINADIAQNP from the coding sequence GTGGTCGTTGATTTCGACCAGGTTCTGCCCGAAACCGAACCACGAGCCGGCCAGGAAAACCGTAAGCAACTGCGCATAGCTGTGGGAGCCATGATTTCCCCGCGCGAGACCTATACACAATACAGAGAGCTCTTCGCCTATATCAGCCGGCGTATGGACCGGGATTTGGCTTTTGTCCAGCGCAAGACCTATGCCGAAATCAACGAGTTGTTCCGCAAGGGCCGCCTTGACCTGGCCTTTATCTGCTCCGGGCCTTACGCTCTGGGACAAAAGGACAGCGGCTTCGACCTTCTGGTCGCGCCGCAGGTCAATGGCAGTCACTTCTACCATTCCTATCTGATCGTAAATGAGGATTCTCCTTTCCAGTCCCTCCAAGACCTGGAAGGCAAGGCCTTTGCCTTCACTGATCCGCACTCCAATTCAGGTCACATTGTCCCCCTTTATTGGCTGCATCAGATGGGCACCAGGCCGGAGGAGTTCTTTGCCCAAACCATTTACACCTACAGCCACGACAACTCCATTCTGGCCGTGGCTAAGGGTCTGGTGGACGGAGCGGCGGTAGACAGTCTCATCTGGGAGTTCATGCGCCAAAATGGATCGGACACCGCCAGACAGACTCGGGTTATACATAAATCTGAGTCGTTTGGCATTCCGCCGCTTGTGGTTTCATCGGACATGGCAGCTGAGCTGCGTAAGCGTTTGGAAGATCTGCTGCTCTTTATGCATACCAATGAACGGGGAAAAGAAATTCTGTCCAGACTGCATATCGAGCGGTTCATCCATCCTGAAGATTCATGGTACGCTCCTATCCGCACCATGGCACAGGAGCTGGGGAAAGAGGAGATCAATGCGGATATCGCCCAAAACCCTTAA